From a region of the Cygnus atratus isolate AKBS03 ecotype Queensland, Australia chromosome 3, CAtr_DNAZoo_HiC_assembly, whole genome shotgun sequence genome:
- the HCRTR2 gene encoding orexin receptor type 2 — MSGTQPEDASPPRRNWTSSPELNETREPFLSPSADYDDEEFLRYLWKEYLHPKEYEWALIAGYIVVFIVALVGNVLVCIAVWKNHHMRTVTNYFIVNLSLADILVTITCLPATLVVDITETWFFGQPLCKVIPYLQTVSVSVSVLTLSCIALDRWYAICHPLMFKSTAKRARNSVIIIWIVSCIIMIPQAIVMECSSVFPGLANKTTLFTVCDEHWGAEVYPKIYHTCFFLVTYMAPLCLMVLAYLQIFRKLWCRQIPGTSSVVQKKWKSLQPSTQQRGLGQSTKSKISAVAAEIKQIRARRKTARMLMVVLLVFALCYLPISILNVLKRVFGMFNHADDRETVYAWFTFSHWLVYANSAANPIIYNFLSGKFREEFKAAFSCCIFGIHSHHDERLTRGRASTESRKSLTTQISNFDNVSKLSEHVVLTNINTIPANGITATLSPLKSVELHLHIPGMNMTSNLDEAVRISAECTGKTENAEWDKFVPSITKFTSMELQQG, encoded by the exons ATGTCCGGGACGCAGCCCGAGGATGCTTCCCCTCCGCGCAGGAACTGGACATCCTCCCCGGAGCTGAACGAGACGCGGGAGCCTTTTTTAAGCCCGTCCGCCGATTACGACGACGAGGAGTTCCTGCGCTACCTCTGGAAGGAGTATCTGCACCCCAAGGAGTACGAATGGGCGCTGATCGCCGGCTACATCGTCGTCTTCATCGTGGCGCTCGTCGGGAACGTCCTGG TTTGCATTGCAGTGTGGAAGAATCATCATATGCGGACAGTCACCAACTATTTCATAGTGAATCTATCTCTGGCTGACATTCTGGTCACAATTACTTGTCTTCCAGCAACTTTAGTAGTGGACATCACAGAAACTTGGTTCTTTGGGCAGCCCCTCTGCAAAGTGATTCCGTACTTACAG acAGTTTCAGTCTCTGTGTCTGTACTAACACTTAGCTGCATTGCTTTGGATCGATGGTATGCAATTTGTCACCCTTTGATGTTTAAAAGCACAGCCAAGAGAGCAAGGAACAGCGTTATAATTATCTGGATTGTGTCCTGCATCATAATGATTCCTCAGGCTATTGTTATGGAGTGCAGCAGTGTGTTCCCAGGATTAGCCAATAAAACCACCTTGTTCACAGTGTGTGATGAGCACTGGGGAG CTGAGGTTTACCCCAAAATATACCACACATGCTTTTTCCTGGTGACATACATGGCACCACTGTGTCTTATGGTGTTGgcttatttacaaatatttcgAAAGTTGTGGTGTCGCCAG ATCCCAGGAACTTCTTCAGTAGTTCAGAAAAAATGGAAGTCTCTGCAGCCCTCAACACAGCAACGAGGGCTGGGACAGTCAACAAAGTCAAAGATCAGTGCTGtggcagctgaaataaaacagattcgtgcaagaaggaaaacagcacgTATGTTAATGGTTGTCCTCCTGGTTTTTGCACTTTGCTATCTACCAATTAGCATCCTGAATGTCTTGAAAAG ggTTTTTGGGATGTTTAATCATGCTGATGACAGAGAAACTGTATATGCCTGGTTCACATTCTCACACTGGCTTGTATATGCAAACAGTGCAGCTAATCCTATTATTTATAACTTCCTCAGTG GGAAGTTTAGAGAAGaatttaaagcagcattttcttgtTGCATCTTTGGCATTCACAGTCACCATGATGAACGGCTTACCAGAGGTCGTGCCAGTACAGAGAGTCGGAAATCCTTGACCACCCAGATCAGCAATTTTGATAATGTTTCAAAACTTTCAGAACATGTTGTATTGACCAACATAAACACAATTCCAGCAAACG GTATCACAGCTACACTCAGCCCATTGAAGTCAGTGGAACTGCATCTCCACATACCAGGGATGAACATGACTTCAAATTTAGACGAAGCAGTGAGAATTTCTGCAGAATGCACTGGCAAAACAGAGAATGCAGAGTGGGATAAATTTGTCCCCAGCATAACTAAATTTACCTCGATGGAGTTACAGCAAGGATGA